In Rhizobium oryzihabitans, one DNA window encodes the following:
- a CDS encoding sugar phosphate isomerase/epimerase family protein: MTELGFQLYSARNFQPFSGILKKLSAAGYKQVEGYGAMYAALDDAGLKSLRAELDANGLAMPTGHFGLDLLEGDPKKALNIAKVLGVEAIYCPYLMPDQRPADAAGWFAFGKRLQEAGKPFVDAGLTFGWHNHDFEFKALGDGSTPQEQILAGGPDLKWEADIAWIIRGNADPLAWIESYGKRITAVHVKDIAPSGENTDEDGWADLGHGTVDWKGIVAVLKAKSATKHFVLEHDNPKDIDRLITRSIASFKAY; the protein is encoded by the coding sequence ATGACAGAACTCGGTTTTCAGCTTTACAGCGCCCGCAATTTCCAGCCTTTTTCCGGGATTTTGAAGAAACTTTCGGCCGCCGGTTACAAACAGGTTGAAGGTTATGGCGCCATGTACGCCGCACTGGATGATGCCGGGCTGAAGAGCCTGCGCGCCGAACTCGACGCCAACGGCCTTGCCATGCCGACAGGCCATTTCGGCCTCGACCTTCTTGAGGGCGATCCGAAAAAGGCCCTGAATATCGCCAAGGTTCTGGGCGTGGAGGCGATCTATTGCCCTTACCTGATGCCTGACCAGCGCCCTGCCGATGCGGCCGGATGGTTCGCCTTCGGCAAGCGCCTGCAGGAGGCGGGCAAGCCTTTCGTCGATGCCGGGCTGACCTTCGGCTGGCACAACCACGATTTCGAGTTCAAGGCGCTTGGCGACGGCTCCACCCCGCAGGAGCAGATCCTTGCCGGCGGGCCGGACCTGAAATGGGAGGCGGATATCGCCTGGATTATCAGAGGCAATGCAGATCCGCTCGCCTGGATCGAAAGCTACGGCAAGCGCATCACCGCCGTGCATGTGAAGGACATCGCGCCATCGGGCGAAAACACGGATGAGGATGGCTGGGCTGATCTCGGTCATGGTACAGTGGACTGGAAGGGTATTGTCGCCGTGCTCAAGGCAAAATCGGCCACGAAACATTTTGTGCTGGAGCACGACAATCCGAAGGATATCGACCGGCTGATCACCCGCTCGATCGCTTCCTTCAAAGCCTATTGA